The Cydia splendana chromosome Z, ilCydSple1.2, whole genome shotgun sequence genome window below encodes:
- the LOC134804595 gene encoding putative nuclease HARBI1 — MHSLRLLWAAHNAEVLRRRRRRQQNRLRLETVEKMPELLFIQQFRLSKSVFKQLCSDLRTQTRLRGTREIPLEIKVLCALSFYATGSDQRIVGLTQHLTQRTASRCIRQVTNALNCENISDKWIVFPQTQQERTVLTQEFQRRFRLPGIIGAIDCTHVATAKPDTQEHLFFNRKGYHSLNVQMICDHELIIRNINPKFGGATHDAHIWASSIIEPYMRGLHQNGEQVWLLGDSGYPLRPWVMTPVLNAAPGSREETYTKRHVRARNCIERCFGLLKSRWRCLNKKRTLNYQPYVASQITLACCVLHNIAIIANLPPPNDGSDIENDGDDHSSSVTASLNVSGQNDLLRGRAVLNNLISRL, encoded by the exons ATGCACAGTTTAAGATTATTGTGGGCGGCTCACAACGCAGAAGTTTTGCGGAGACGCAGGCGCCGTCAGCAAAATCGCCTCCGGTTAGAAACAGTAGAGAAGATGCCGGAATTGTTGTTCATTCAACAATTCCGGCTTAGCAAATCTGTTTTTAAACAACTGTGTTCAGACCTGCGTACCCAGACCAGACTTCGTGGCACACGTGAAATCCCTTTAGAAATAAAG GTTTTATGTGCGCTTAGCTTTTACGCCACGGGGTCTGACCAACGGATTGTGGGTCTAACCCAGCATTTAACTCAACGAACCGCAAGCCGTTGCATTCGTCAGGTGACCAACGCACTGAACTGCGAAAACATCAGTGATAAGTGGATTGTGTTTCCACAAACACAGCAAGAGCGAACCGTATTAACACAAGA gTTTCAAAGGAGATTTAGGTTACCAGGGATTATTGGAGCAATCGATTGTACCCATGTGGCTACTGCCAAGCCAGACACACAGgagcatttattttttaacagaaAAGGGTACCATTCTCTAAATGTGCAAATG aTTTGTGATCATGAATTAATAATTAGAAACATCAATCCAAAATTTGGAGGGGCTACGCATGATGCCCACATTTGGGCATCTAGTATTATTGAGCCCTACATGCGAGGACTGCATCAGAATGGAGAGCAAGTTTGGTTACTAG GCGACTCAGGATATCCCTTGAGGCCTTGGGTAATGACGCCAGTGCTAAATGCTGCTCCAGGCTCAAGAGAAGAGACGTATACAAAAAGACACGTACGAGCTCGCAACTGCATTGAGCGTTGCTTTGGGCTCTTAAAATCGCGCTGGAGGTGCCTGAATAAAAAACGAACACTAAATTACCAACCATATGTCGCCAGCCAAATTACACTAGCGTGCTGTGTCTTGCATAATATTGCCATTATTGCAAACCTTCCGCCGCCAAACGATGGGTCAGACATTGAGAATGATGGGGACGACCATAGCTCGTCTGTAACTGCCAGCCTCAATGTCAGCGGTCAAAATGATCTGCTCAGGGGTCGAGCGgtattaaataatttgataaGTAGATTATAG